A region from the Medicago truncatula cultivar Jemalong A17 chromosome 6, MtrunA17r5.0-ANR, whole genome shotgun sequence genome encodes:
- the LOC11439280 gene encoding uncharacterized protein has product MAYWSAENATKAYLSTMKMGQKAKEPAVAEFISAIAAGNNAQLMVVTCAGAADTTTLALVSAANQTNGKVICIVPTNEDLITSKKILGAASNQVQFMIGKEALLVLNKADFVLIDCNHMNHEEIVKCVQIGCCKQKGTVVVGYNAFSSKGSWRSCGSKTQLLPIGQGLLVTRFGENNAISPKFESGMSNSPRSRWIVKVDKCTGEEHVYRVRLPQGKVIYA; this is encoded by the exons atggCTTACTGGTCAGCAGAAAATGCTACAAAGGCCTATCTCAGCACTATGAAAATG GGTCAAAAGGCAAAAGAACCTGCTGTAGCTGAATTTATATCAGCAATAGCAGCTGGAAACAATGCACAATTAATGGTTGTAACTTGTGCTGGTGCAGCAGATACAACAACACTTGCATTAGTTTCTGCTGCTAATCAAACTAATGGCAAAGTAatatgcattgttcctaccaacGAAGATCTAATCACATCTAAAAAAATCCTAGGAGCAGCTTCTAATCAAGTCCAATTCATGATTGGAAAAGAAGCATTATTGGTGTTAAACAAAGCTGATTTTGTGTTAATTGATTGCAACCATATGAATCATGAAGAGATTGTTAAATGTGTTCAAATTGGTTGTTGTAAACAAAAAGGTACAGTTGTTGTTGGTTACAATGCATTTAGTTCTAAAGGGTCATGGAGATCTTGTGGATCAAAAACTCAATTGCTTCCTATTGGACAAGGGTTGTTGGTAACAAGATTTGGAGAGAATAATGCTATTAGTCCTAAATTTGAATCTGGAATGAGTAACAGCCCTCGAAGTCGTTGGATTGTGAAGGTTGATAAATGTACTGGTGAAGAACATGTTTATAGAGTTAGACTTCCCCAAGGAAAAGTGATTTATGCTTGA
- the LOC11441694 gene encoding uncharacterized protein — protein MAYWSAENATKAYLSTMKMGQKAKEPAVAEFISAIAAGNNAQLMVVACAGAADPTTLALVAAANQTNGKVICIVPTIEDLITSKKILGAASNQVQFMIGKGAQELLVLNKADFVLIDCNLMNHEEIVKCVQIGCCKQKGTVVVGYNAFSSKGSWRSCGSKTQLLPIGQGLLVTRFGENNAISPKFESGISNSPRSRWIVKVDKCTGEEHVYRVRLPQGKVIYA, from the exons atggCTTACTGGTCagcagaaaatgccacaaaagCCTATCTCAGCACTATGAAAATG GGTCAAAAGGCAAAGGAACCTGCTGTAGCTGAATTTATATCAGCAATAGCAGCTGGAAACAATGCACAATTAATGGTTGTAGCTTGTGCTGGTGCAGCAGATCCAACAACACTTGCATTAGTTGCTGCTGCTAATCAAACAAATGGCAAAGTAatatgcattgttcctaccaTCGAAGATCTAATCACATCAAAAAAAATCCTAGGAGCGGCTTCTAATCAAGTTCAATTCATGATTGGAAAAGGAGCACAAGAATTATTGGTGTTAAACAAAGCTGATTTTGTGTTAATTGATTGCAACCTTATGAATCATGAAGAGATTGTTAAATGTGTTCAAATTGGTTGTTGTAAACAAAAAGGTACAGTTGTTGTTGGTTACAATGCATTTAGTTCTAAAGGGTCATGGAGATCTTGTGGATCAAAAACTCAATTGCTTCCTATTGGACAAGGGTTGTTGGTAACAAGATTTGGAGAGAATAATGCTATTAGTCCTAAATTTGAATCTGGAATCAGTAACAGCCCTCGAAGTCGTTGGATTGTGAAGGTTGATAAATGTACTGGTGAAGAACATGTTTATAGAGTTAGACTTCCTCAAGGAAAAGTGATTTATGCTTGA